A genomic window from Silene latifolia isolate original U9 population chromosome 11, ASM4854445v1, whole genome shotgun sequence includes:
- the LOC141612821 gene encoding uncharacterized protein LOC141612821 produces MRVPLVSWEKVCAPKNDGGLGIRDSYPWNVAVMGKLVWWIYCNPDKLWVKWVHQVYLKGTPWSDYTFSGDISWGWKSVCRVRDKLNAGYQDGHWMLDNKGYTVSSGYELLRNKFQVVSWDKYVWSDWNVPKHSFVGWLIAREALQVKAKLFALGISQDDQCLLCGIAGETHEHLFQQCPYSQRILKGIDDDVQVAFPAGTLFAGIWNQVKSVVQQKVVMCAFIAAVYFIWMQRNRVRVEGSLLRPEVLLHQIRQMLKNRLKTRLTHVYDRRDVDWLSRVSFLN; encoded by the coding sequence ATGAGAGTTCCTCTTGTGAGCTGGGAAAAGGTGTGTGCTCCTAAAAATGATGGTGGACTGGGTATTAGGGATAGTTACCCATGGAATGTTGCAGTCATGGGTAAGCTGGTGTGGTGGATTTATTGTAACCCTGATAAGTTGTGGGTTAAGTGGGTTCACCAAGTCTACTTAAAAGGTACACCCTGGTCTGATTATACATTCTCTGGTGATATTAGTTGGGGATGGAAATCAGTCTGCAGGGTGAGAGACAAGTTGAATGCAGGATACCAGGATGGTCATTGGATGCTTGATAATAAGGGTTACACAGTGAGTAGTGGCTATGAGTTGTTAAGGAACAAGTTCCAGGTTGTTTCTTGGGATAAATATGTGTGGAGTGACTGGAATGTTCCTAAACATAGCTTTGTTGGTTGGCTGATTGCCAGGGAAGCTCTACAGGTAAAGGCTAAATTGTTTGCCTTAGGGATTTCTCAGGATGATCAATGTCTACTCTGTGGGATTGCTGGTGAGACCCATGAACATTTGTTTCAGCAGTGTCCCTACAGCCAGCGTATTCTCAAGGGGATTGATGATGATGTCCAAGTAGCATTCCCTGCTGGGACATTATTTGCAGGAATATGGAATCAGGTGAAGTCTGTTGTCCAGCAGAAGGTAGTGATGTGTGCTTTTATCGCAGCAGTATACTTCATCTGGATGCAGAGGAACAGGGTTCGTGTTGAAGGCAGTCTGCTTAGGCCTGAAGTTCTGCTACATCAGATCAGGCAGATGCTTAAAAATAGGCTTAAAACTAGACTTACTCATGTTTATGATCGTAGAGATGTTGATTGGTTGAGTAGGGTTAGTTTCTTGAATTGA
- the LOC141612823 gene encoding uncharacterized protein LOC141612823: protein MNSLSKQNNIKWFLHHNQIGLFGLLETKVKPLSLNTVRTNLCAQWCITTNSHLHKGGRIWVLWNPALFKVQILAYHAQFIHLHITDIGTGYGFHLTMVYAMNDVGERKELWANLTGFRRSIKGAWVVCGDFNTVLVASERLGGYSTPEEMDDFNACIAECGITDSPAVGSLYTWSNKQDVSSRVYSKLDRVLVNKTWPDDNNEMYAHFYPEGIFDHTPCVVQTHRNWDRKRRSFKYFNMWSQADEFKSCVLSVWNKHWYGTRMYQLVCKLKDLKRPLKQLKSVNFNDIENNSARARMHLEYIQEQIRGDPFNPDLVQQELEASSSVRWMEKACHEFLLQKSKATWVDMRDNNTKYFHSIIKGRQVRNKVLRVEGLAGKICDEPAAIQGAFLEFYTSLLGSSDAVIPISQAVVQMGR, encoded by the coding sequence ATGAATAGCCTATCTAAGCAAAATAACATTAAATGGTTCCTTCATCATAATCAGATAGGTCtatttggtctccttgagacaaaggtgaAACCTTTGTCTCTAAATACTGTTAGGACTAATCTTTGTGCTCAGTGGTGTATTACTACTAATTCTCATCTTCATAAAGGTGGGAGGATTTGGGTTCTATGGAATCCTGCCCTGTTTAAAGTCCAAATTCTTGCCTATCATGCTCAGTTTATTCATTTACATATCACTGATATAGGGACTGGGTATGGCTTTCATCTTACTATGGTTTATGCTATGAATGATGTCGGTGAGAGGAAAGAGTTGTGGGCAAACTTAACTGGGTTTAGAAGAAGTATTAAAGGGGCTTGGGTGGTTTGTGGTGATTTTAACACAGTTTTAGTGGCCTCTGAGAGATTAGGTGGTTATAGCACACCTGAGGAAAtggatgattttaatgcttgtatTGCTGAGTGTGGGATAACTGACAGTCCTGCTGTGGGTTCTTTATATACTTGGAGTAATAAGCAGGATGTCTCCTCAAGGGTGTATAGCAAGTTGGATAGGGTTTTGGTAAACAAGACCTGGCCTGATGATAATAATGAGATGTATGCACACTTCTATCCTGAAGGTATCTTTGATCATACTCCTTGTGTGGTGCAGACACATAGGAATTGGGATAGGAAGAGAAGAagctttaaatattttaatatgtggagcCAGGCAGATGAGTTTAAAAGTTGTGTGCTGAGTGTTTGGAATAAGCATTGGTATGGTACCCGAATGTATCAGCTTGTCTGCAAATTAAAGGATCTTAAGAGACCTTTAAAGCAGCTCAAAAGTGTCAATTTCAATGACATTGAGAATAACTCTGCTAGGGCAAGAATGCATTTAGAGTATATCCAGGAGCAAATTAGGGGTGACCCTTTTAATCCTGACCTGGTACAACAAGAGCTTGAAGCATCTAGCAGTGTGAGGTGGATGGAGAAAGCCTGCCATGAATTtcttttgcaaaaatcaaaagcTACTTGGGTGGATATGAGGGACAATAATACAAAGTACTTCCATAGTATAATCAAGGGTAGGCAAGTAAGAAATAAAGTTTTGAGAGTTGAGGGCCTTGCTGGTAAAATTTGTGATGAACCTGCTGCAATCCAGGGTGCTTTCCTGGAATTCTATACTTCCCTTCTTGGATCCTCTGATGCTGTTATTCCTATTAGCCAGGCTGTTGTTCAAATGGGTAGATGA